Part of the Pseudomonas sp. ADAK13 genome is shown below.
ACGAATCGCCCGGTCCTGGATTTCTTCACGATCACGCGGGCCGGTGGCCGCGATCAGACGATCAGCTTCAATCACTTAAATCATTCCCTTCAGGGCGCGGCGGATCATGTCTTCGCTGCTCAGGTTCTTGTCCTTGATGGCCGACACGGCCTTGCTCGCCTCCTGCGGCTTGTAGCCCAGGGAAATCAGCGCGCTGACTGCATCGCTTTCGGCGCTGGCCACCGGTACACCCGGCGCGTCCGGCTGATTAGGCACCAGGGCGAACATGCTCGGTACGACTTCCCAGGCCTTGAAGCGGTCCTTGAGTTCTACCAGCAAACGCTCGGCGGTTTTCTTGCCGACGCCCGGGACCTTGGTCAACGCGGACGTATCCTGCGCCGACACAC
Proteins encoded:
- the ruvA gene encoding Holliday junction branch migration protein RuvA encodes the protein MIGRLRGTLAEKQPPHLILDVNGLGYELEVPMTTLYRLPSVGEPLTLHTHLVVREDAQLLYGFIGKRDRDFFRELIRLNGVGPKLALALMSSLEVDELVRCVSAQDTSALTKVPGVGKKTAERLLVELKDRFKAWEVVPSMFALVPNQPDAPGVPVASAESDAVSALISLGYKPQEASKAVSAIKDKNLSSEDMIRRALKGMI